The following is a genomic window from Miscanthus floridulus cultivar M001 chromosome 14, ASM1932011v1, whole genome shotgun sequence.
acttatcatttcatgtgacttcttgattctaaactttatgaaacttttccaaagttcactatagatgcatgttgatgtaatgtacatgaaataagcatgtttaaacattactcatgcataatcttaacaagagtccacatgtaagcaaaatgtattgtccaagttcaagttgggactcaatttcatagatttgacctcaacacCTTTATCATCACATCcaagattatgaactagagatcatgataATTGCTTGACCTATCCTACTTAAATTCAAATTCGCTGCTTAACTCGTGACTAACACCTAGAGTGTTAAACGTGCGTCCGACGCCCCGTCCGTTAGAAAGCCCAAAAATTGAAACAATGCTAGTTTCACCATTGAATCGAAGcaaacactactggaaactcgcttttttctgtgtgtgcgaaaacGCACAAAAAAAtacgaataccgtcagaaaaatatttttctgacggtgtacccacagaaaaatacccacagaagTATGACGACAGAAAAATTCTATTGTTCTGTGCGTTcgccgtcagaaacaatttttctgtgggtgttacacgcacagaaaTTTTGCGTTAACCCAGATTAAAGGTAAATATTGTGTGCGTTAATcctcacagaaaaaagaaaaagctcGACAGAAAATGATTTTTCTGTggtgttacacgcacagaaaaattgcgtTAGGTCAGGTTAAATTTAAATGTTGTGTGCGTTGAGCCgcacagaaaaaaagaaaagccCGACAGAAAAAATGATTTTCCTGTCGATTTTATTTTTTTGTCGGTCTCGTttaacgcacagaaaaataacaGACCACCGACAGAAAAAAACCCATAACCATGCAACAAATTGGATGCAATAATTATATACAAAGAGaacagtagcaacaacatattaaatataaactgTCCATACTGTAATTTTATCACAACATAATAGATAGCATACATATAAAGATCCAAATGTTCAGCACATTCGTTAATGGCATCCGGGCTACATATAGATGATGTCCAAATGATCCGGCATCgatacattcaaaagcattaccatctcaTCTCAACAGTTCAAGTCTCGGTCAAGATGAGTAAAGTACCAGCATGCATCATTGAGTCATATTATAGCTAAAACTAAAGCTAACAGATTAGAGCCACTACTAGTTAATGTGCAAAAGCACAACTCTACAAAAGAAGAAACCACCATCACATCCATGTTTTGCAACTAAACACAACCATCACATTATCGATGCATGATCGCCATTGTTGTCAGAACCTTGATTGTTGTCAACGTTTGCAGCATGAAGATTCCTATTGGTGTGGCCAACATCATTACCATTGTTGGCAGAATCTGAAGCAGCATGAGAAGACCCAGTTGCCTGAATGTGAACAAAGTTACagtaagtggaatgcaaaaaagtGAAGGATCCACAACGCTTTCATCTTGAAATGCACAGCAAGGCAACGATCAATTCCCAACCCCTCCTATTACTCCCTGAAAGCCCAACAAGTGATGAATCCTTTACCCTTGCTCATATTCTGGAAATTAGGATTTGTGTGATAATATACCCATGTGAGCCTACAACAGTGTGCTTCCCAGAACTGAATTTTGCATAGTACTAAATTGATCTATCAAAGTACATTACCATCCCACTAGAGAAGTCAATCATGCATACAAATGTCATCCCGATGCCCCCATAGCAAAAACATCATATGACATCACTGATATGAGAATAAGCCAGAGCAACATGTCGATAATGCTTGCGATGCCTTGAAGGTTAATTACCACTTCAATGCATCTCCCAAAAAAATATAATGCTCATGTGCATGTTCCAAATCAAGTAGCCAAACATCTCCTCCTTATCTAGAGGTACAAGCCAGTACCAACTGAATAATGCCAGGAACCATCTAAAGTACCAGTACCAAAAAGACAGGAGCAGCAGCCAAAAAGAGAATCAAGGTgtgaaatattacaaaccaacatAAGGCCACTTCCTCACTGCAATAGCCATGCAAATTGACTGCAGTAGCTATACAACAATCAACATGAGGCCACTTCCTCACTGCTGCACTGTGTGTGGACATTCTGAATAGTACCCCACAAAATACTAATCAGTTTCTACTTCCTTTCCATATTAAAATCTCTAAGTGATGGATATGACAGCTACAAAACATGTTCATGGTGGAATGAAGATATACTCACAATTGCTTGCGTAGCGGACAAGTGTCGTAACACTTCTTCTAGTACAACCCTTCCTGTCTCCTGGTAAAGGTTCTACAAGTGTATTGCAAGCACAGATATTTCAAATTTAAATCATTAGATAATTCACATATAATATTGGTGAATTATTTACAAGAGCATTGCACATACTGGTACCAAGCCTACAAGAACTTTGTTTTGCTGTAGTGCGTTGTCCTTTTCATGATTCTCTCGTTGCAGCCTTCCATTTGCACGATGTAGCTCTTCCATTTCTCGAGACATGTCTTGCATAGTCACTGAATTTGATGGACGCACACTTATTTCCCTTCCGGCTGCCCTGACATCTGAAGACTTAACCGCACCATTTGCTATGGCAAGACGCCCATGCTTTCTCGGGGCACCACTAGACACATCATATAGCACCTTTCCATTCAAATATTGTTGTTGCTCAACCTCATGCCCATCCACTTCCATGTCTGCACCATCTCCATCCTCTTCGTTTGCACATTCTATCCTCTTAACAGCAGCAAGGTAGTCATCCTACAAAGACCAGAACAAGGAAACATGTTCTATAGATTTACAGATAGCCAAAACATGGTAACGTTGTATTctgaaatttctggacagcaGCAAGAAAGTTACTTAAAtaaatcataactagagttctagatcaCAGAAAAAATATGTTCTTTAATATTTTGGAAAGTTTATGAAGTTCTCCACATCTTTCTAGTTATAACATAGACCTGATTCTTAAGTTAACAGGGTGAAAAAGCACAAAGAAGCATTGCTCATTCAATGGGGAGTAATAAGATACCAGAGGGGTGCTAAGTGCAGGTTGCTAGGGCAACGGCCTTTCCTgaaaattgaagatagctactgTCTGTATCTATTTGCTTGCAGGTAGCTAGCAGCATGGCAGCAGGTCCAACACTAGTTAGAAACCCAGTTCCTgaaaattgaagatagctactgTCCGTATCTATTTGCTTGCAGGTAGCTAGCAGCATGGCAGCAGGTCCAGCACTAGTTGCAATAGGTTCCAACCAGATCTTGAACCAGTTAGAACTCAGTTTGCACTAGTTAGAAAATATACATCTTGAAAGCTGTACATCACAAACCAGGTTCAGAACAAGGCAAGCCCAAGAGCTAAAAGAAAACCCAAAAGAACAGAATAGGCTCATTGAGCGCTGCCTTATCACCCACCTCGCTTTGCTTAGCAGCATCACTTGGTACTTTGGCAACAGCTTAATTGAGCACGGCAACAGCTTAAATGAGCACAGCATATATACAGTTCCTATTCAGCGTTCACAAAGCTGGAAGGAAAGACGATGCTTTGGTGGGATCAAGATTCAAGAGGTAAGCCAGAAAGCCACCAGCAATCTTTCAAACAGCAATTCACCAAGAGGAAAGGCACATCACCAGCAAGGCAGTTTAGTTAGCTTCTTCCAAACGTCATATATTAAAAAATGGAGGAAGTACAAAGATTAACTAGGACCACTTATAGTTAGACACATGTCAGCTTAGCAAGGAAATGTACATCTTGAAAGCTGTACAGCACAAACCAGGTTCAGGATAGGACAAGCCCAAGAGCTAAAAGAAAACCCCTAAGGAACAAAATAGGCACATTGAGAACCCGGAGGCATAAAGTTGCTATGGAATCTGCCAAAATTTCCTGGGTACATTTCAGTGCCAATGTCCTAATGGAACATATGGAAGTCCATCCACAAAAGATGGTTGTGTTACTACAAAAAAGAAGAATTCCTACACAGGATTAGGTGAGATATGGCCCCCTTTTTTTATCTTTAGGGGGGCAGTAATATCTTCAAGTAAACTCAACACCACTCGAAGTAGTATACACCCTAGAACTGTACAAGAAGAAATTttcagcacacatgt
Proteins encoded in this region:
- the LOC136503905 gene encoding uncharacterized protein yields the protein MKSGMKILDSNGRCGSISSHKAQKRMDDYLAAVKRIECANEEDGDGADMEVDGHEVEQQQYLNGKVLYDVSSGAPRKHGRLAIANGAVKSSDVRAAGREISVRPSNSVTMQDMSREMEELHRANGRLQRENHEKDNALQQNKVLVGLVPATGSSHAASDSANNGNDVGHTNRNLHAANVDNNQGSDNNGDHASIM